The following are encoded in a window of Arvicanthis niloticus isolate mArvNil1 chromosome 1, mArvNil1.pat.X, whole genome shotgun sequence genomic DNA:
- the B9d2 gene encoding B9 domain-containing protein 2, which translates to MAEVHVIGQIIGATGFSESSLFCKWGIHTGAAWKLLSGVREGQTQVDTPQIGDMAYWSHPIDLHFATKGLQGWPRLHLQVWSQDSFGRCQLAGYGFCHVPSSPGTHQLDCPTWRPLGSWREQLARAFVGGGPQLLHADTIYSGADRYRLHTAAGGTVHLGIGLVLRHFDRYGVEC; encoded by the exons ATGGCTGAAGTGCACGTGATCGGGCAGATCATAGGGGCCACAGGTTTCTCGGAAAGCAGCCTCTTCTGCAAGTGGGGTATCCACACAG GGGCCGCATGGAAGCTCCTGTCAGGTGTACGGGAAGGCCAGACACAGGTAGACACACCCCAGATAGGGGACATGGCTTACTGGTCCCACCCCATTGACCTGCACTTCGCTACCAAAGGTCTTCAAG GTTGGCCTCGACTCCATCTCCAGGTGTGGTCCCAGGACAGCTTTGGCCGCTGCCAACTTGCTGGCTatggcttttgccatgtgcctagCAGCCCAGGCACTCACCAGCTGGACTGCCCTACATGGAGGCCCCTGGGCAGCTGGAGGGAGCAGCTAGCACGGGCTTTTGTGGGTGGTGGACCACAGCTGCTACATGCAGACACCATCTACAGCGGGGCTGACCGCTACCGCCTGCACACGGCCGCGGGTGGCACAGTGCACCTTGGTATCGGCCTGGTGCTGCGGCACTTCGATCGCTATGGTGTGGAGTGTTGA
- the Tmem91 gene encoding transmembrane protein 91 isoform X3, with translation MDNSSIQELQQPLLPSITCELLAPKSEKPELGTPFPEPAFAESSRGWQLLLPPLPSVSAGLGEPETPDLEDTSSSDSDSDYDGGDRLSPLLPHDHLGLAVFSVLCCFWPVGIAAFCLAHKRPEDHQTREQNE, from the exons ATGGACAACTCCAGCATACAGGAGCTCCAGCAGCCCTTACTGCCAAGCATAACCTGTGAGCTCCTGGCTCCCAAGTCTGAGAAACCAGAGCTGGGAACGCCCTTCCCAGAACCTGCCTTTGCAGAGTCCTCCAGAGGCTGGCAGCTCCTTCTCCCACCTCTTCCTTCAGTGAGCGCTGGCCTGGGGGAGCCTGAGACCCCTGACCTTGAG GACACATCATCCAGTGACAGTGACTCAGATTATGATGGGGGCGACCGGCTCTCTCCACTTCTTCCCCATGACCACCTTGGCCTGGCGGTGTTCTCTGTGCTGTGTTGTTTTTGGCCTGTGGGCATCGCTGCCTTCTGTCTGGCCCACAAG aggccagaggaccatCAGACCCGTGAGCAGAATGAATGA
- the Tmem91 gene encoding transmembrane protein 91 isoform X1 produces MDNSSIQELQQPLLPSITCELLAPKSEKPELGTPFPEPAFAESSRGWQLLLPPLPSVSAGLGEPETPDLEDTSSSDSDSDYDGGDRLSPLLPHDHLGLAVFSVLCCFWPVGIAAFCLAHKTNKAWAKGDVQGAGAASRRALLLGVLAVGLGLCTYAAALVTLAAYLASRDPP; encoded by the exons ATGGACAACTCCAGCATACAGGAGCTCCAGCAGCCCTTACTGCCAAGCATAACCTGTGAGCTCCTGGCTCCCAAGTCTGAGAAACCAGAGCTGGGAACGCCCTTCCCAGAACCTGCCTTTGCAGAGTCCTCCAGAGGCTGGCAGCTCCTTCTCCCACCTCTTCCTTCAGTGAGCGCTGGCCTGGGGGAGCCTGAGACCCCTGACCTTGAG GACACATCATCCAGTGACAGTGACTCAGATTATGATGGGGGCGACCGGCTCTCTCCACTTCTTCCCCATGACCACCTTGGCCTGGCGGTGTTCTCTGTGCTGTGTTGTTTTTGGCCTGTGGGCATCGCTGCCTTCTGTCTGGCCCACAAG ACCAACAAGGCTTGGGCCAAGGGGGACGTCCAAGGGGCAGGGGCTGCCTCCCGCCGAGCTCTCCTGCTGGGGGTCCTTGCCGTGGGGCTGGGCCTGTGCACATATGCGGCTGCCCTGGTGACCTTGGCTGCCTACCTTGCCTCCCGAGACCCGCCCTAG
- the Tmem91 gene encoding transmembrane protein 91 isoform X2, with translation MDNSSIQELQQPLLPSITCELLAPKSEKPELGTPFPEPAFAESSRGWQLLLPPLPSVSAGLGEPETPDLEDTSSSDSDSDYDGGDRLSPLLPHDHLGLAVFSVLCCFWPVGIAAFCLAHKTRPSCPSAPTVNAEARGPSDP, from the exons ATGGACAACTCCAGCATACAGGAGCTCCAGCAGCCCTTACTGCCAAGCATAACCTGTGAGCTCCTGGCTCCCAAGTCTGAGAAACCAGAGCTGGGAACGCCCTTCCCAGAACCTGCCTTTGCAGAGTCCTCCAGAGGCTGGCAGCTCCTTCTCCCACCTCTTCCTTCAGTGAGCGCTGGCCTGGGGGAGCCTGAGACCCCTGACCTTGAG GACACATCATCCAGTGACAGTGACTCAGATTATGATGGGGGCGACCGGCTCTCTCCACTTCTTCCCCATGACCACCTTGGCCTGGCGGTGTTCTCTGTGCTGTGTTGTTTTTGGCCTGTGGGCATCGCTGCCTTCTGTCTGGCCCACAAG ACCCGCCCTAGTTGCCCTTCGGCCCCCACTGtgaatgcagaggccagaggaccatCAGACCCGTGA
- the Exosc5 gene encoding exosome complex component RRP46: MEGAKRADAKILTDTGTESSPRSPVCSLRHFACEQNLLSRPDGSASFLQGDTSVLAGVYGPAEVKVSKEIFNKATLEVILRPKIGLPGVAEKSRERLIRNTCEAVVLGALHPRTSITVVLQVVSDAGSLLACCLNAACMALVDAGVPMRALFCGVTCALDSDGNLMLDPTTKQEKEARAVLTFALDSSEQKLLMSTTKGLYSDAELQQCLAAAQAASQHIFRFYRESLQRRYSKS, encoded by the exons ATGGAGGGAGCAAAGCGTGCAGACGCCAAGATACTCACTGACACCGGAACAGAATCCAGCCCTCGAAGTCCAGTCTGCAGCCTCCGGCACTTCGCTTGTGAGCAAAATCTGCTGTCTCGGCCGGATGGATCTGCTTCTTTTCTACAAG GTGACACCTCTGTCCTGGCTGGAGTCTATGGGCCGGCTGAGGTGAAGGTCAGCAAAGAAAtcttcaacaaggccacccttGAAGTGATCCTGAGGCCGAAGATCGGGCTGCCTG GCGTGGCTGAGAAGAGCCGGGAGCGACTGATCAGGAATACATGTGAAGCAGTGGTTCTAGGGGCCCTGCACCCTCGTACCTCAATCACCGTGGTACTGCAGGTGGTGAGTGATGCTGGCTCT CTCTTGGCTTGTTGCCTGAATGCTGCCTGCATGGCATTGGTGGATGCAGGCGTGCCCATGCGAGCCCTCTTCTGTGGGGTCACCTGTGCCCTGGACTCTGATGGAAATCTCATGCTGGACCCCACGACCAAGCAAGAAAAG GAGGCCCGGGCCGTCCTGACCTTTGCTCTGGATAGCTCAGAGCAGAAGCTGCTCATGTCCACCACCAAGGGGCTCTATTCTGATGCCGAG CTCCAGCAGTGTCTGGCTGCTGCCCAGGCCGCCTCCCAGCACATCTTCCGATTCTACCGGGAATCACTGCAGAGGCGCTACTCCAAGAGCTGA